A window of the Fusarium poae strain DAOMC 252244 chromosome 3, whole genome shotgun sequence genome harbors these coding sequences:
- a CDS encoding hypothetical protein (MEROPS:MER0026469) — translation MGSLNLPPLKVDEFSLASVLHDSCEFGKAHPWGKLPTETGMARLSLSDSDKLVRHWFMGYAQSLGCKTYFDQMGNLFAIRSGKNNDLHPVMMGSHLDTQPTGGRYDGILGVVAGLEVIKTLNKHAVETEGPIGVVNWTNEEGARFPSMAVASGVWADVIPLQTAWDLQEVLVSNPKTMKQELDRIGFTGDVPASYKSNPFAAHFELHIEQGPILEDEGLKIGIVQGVQAFKWFNITVRGRDSHAGTTPFYARKDPVLCVSKIIVAASDIAKRFGGLATTGIFTTYPGSINTMSHTVKFTLDVRHVQDDVLAKILQECESEFLRISEHDSEKGCEVNWELLVDSPAVRFDKGCIAAVEEAAADVCSTLPQNEAGKLWKPMISGAGHDSCYTNSRCPTSMIFTPTRSGISHNPTEYCSPEDCALGASVLMGAVLRYDKSRA, via the exons ATGGGCTCGCTTAACTTGCCGCCATTAAAGGTAGACGAATTCAGCCTCGCATCAGTGTTACATGACAGCTGCGAGTTCGGCAAGGCGCATCCATGGGGCAA ATTACCCACTGAAACCGGCATGGCTCGTCTTAGTCTTAGTGACTCAGACAAACTGGTCAGACACTGGTTCATGGGTTACGCCCAGTCCCTCGGCTGCAAGACATACTTCGATCAGATGGGCAACCTATTCGCCATCCGCTCAGGCAAAAACAATGACTTACATCCTGTAATGATGGGTTCTCATCTGGACACGCAACCTACTGGTGGTCGCTACGATGGGATTCTGGGCGTGGTTGCTGGCCTTGAGGTTATCAAGACACTGAACAAGCATGCCGTCGAGACTGAGGGCCCTATTGGAGTGGTCAACTGGACAAA cgaagaaggtgctcgGTTTCCCAGTATGGCCGTGGCATCGGGTGTATGGGCTGATGTTATCCCTCTTCAAACAGCTTGGGATCTACAAGAAGTTCTCGTGTCGAATCCCAAAACTATGAAACAAGAGTTGGATCGTATCGGTTTCACTGGTGATGTGCCAGCATCCTACAAGTCGAATCCCTTTGCAGCACACTTCGAGTTGCATATCGAGCAGGGACCTATCCTGGAAGACGAAGGGCTCAAGATCGGCATCGTTCAAG GTGTCCAAGCATTCAAGTGGTTTAATATCACAGTCCGAGGTCGCGATAGCCACGCTGGCACAACACCATTTTACGCACGTAAAGACCCAGTCCTATGCGTGAGTAAAATTATCGTCGCCGCCAGCGATATCGCCAAACGTTTTGGTGGTTTGGCAACAACAGGAATTTTCACAACATATCCTGGTAGCATCAACACGATGTCGCACACTGTGAAATTCACCCTCGACGTACGACACGTGCAAGACGATGTACTCGCAAAAATATTGCAAGAATGCGAGTCAGAGTTCCTTCGTATCTCAGAGCATGACAGCGAAAAGGGCTGCGAAGTCAACTGGGAGCTCTTGGTTGACAGTCCAGCTGTGAGATTTGACAAGGGATGCATCGCTGCTGTCGAAGAAGCCGCTGCCGACGTCTGTTCTACTTTGCCGCAGAACGAGGCTGGAAAGCTGTGGAAGCCGATGATAAGTGGTGCTGGACACGACAGCTGTTATACGAATTCTCGATGCCCTACGAGTATGATCTTTACGCCTACAAGATCGGGTATTAGTCATAACCCTACCGAATATTGTTCACCAGAAGATTG TGCACTTGGAGCAAGTGTCTTAATGGGGGCTGTTTTGAGGTATGACAAGTCGCGTGCGTAA
- a CDS encoding hypothetical protein (TransMembrane:12 (i38-55o84-101i108-127o139-158i170-189o201-223i270-296o308-328i335-354o360-383i395-416o428-448i)) — protein sequence MEPSEKKELQQTPLDPDQHEGQVSETSNDAERKVLSKFDKFVMPQMALLVLFAYLDRTNIGNARVFGFEEDTGMHGTQFNDVSMYFYISYVIFETPWVLAVKKFGPGRVLAIAIISWSVITLGTGFVHSYGQVVACRVLLGFFEAGLFPSLMFVVSQIYPPASQGKRMAVLYVSIALSGALGGLIAYGIQSMGARHGLSAWRWLFIIEGAISLVIGAICWLSLPSSPETAWFLSSEEKETMKLIKERNNPFKETVEFSWKQVGMAVSDPLIWLASIALFCSSIALFGFGTFLPTLLKGLDYTSLEANYLSIPVYVLASIFTGATTYVSDRLNRRAVCLIHSPLLVVAGYAVVVGTGHKGAGFFAMFLVGSGVYSFNTLVVTWISNNIQPDYKRSVAIATIISIGNASGMAASQIYPIQDSPRYVMGNAVSLGGEVIALVCIGLIYGLLKYRMRQKAKLLAMGKDSNGQEGDRSLDFKYVF from the exons ATGGAGCCTTCCGAGAAGAAAGAACTGCAGCAAACACCACTAGACCCGGACCAACATGAAGGCCAAGTAAGCGAAACGAGCAATGATGCTGAACGCAAGGTCCTTTCAAAGTTCGACAAGTTTGTTATGCCGCAGATGGCTCTGTTGGTCCTGTTTGCCTACCTCGATCGAACAAATATAG GAAATGCCCGCGTCTTTGGATTTGAAGAGGATACAGGAATGCACGGGACCCAGTTCAACGACGTATCAATGTACTTCTATATCTCCTACGTCATCTTCGAAACACCTTGGGTTCTGGCTGTCAAGAAGTTCGGTCCCGGTCGCGTCCTCGCCATAGCTATCATTAGCTGGAGTGTCATAACTCTGGGTACCGGTTTTGTTCACAGCTATGGTCAAGTCGTTGCATGCAGAGTTCTTTTAGGTTTCTTCGAAGCTGGTCTGTTTCCATCTCTCATGTTCGTCGTGTCGCAAATCTACCCCCCAGCTTCCCAAGGTAAGCGCATGGCCGTGCTCTATGTGTCGATTGCGCTGTCTGGGGCACTGGGAGGACTGATTGCATATGGCATTCAGAGTATGGGCGCTAGACACGGACTCTCTGCCTGGCGGTGGCTGTTCATTATCGAGGGTGCTATTTCACTCGTTATTGGAGCCATCTGCTGGTTGAGTTTACCCAGTTCTCCAGAGACAGCCTGGTTTCTAAGTtctgaagaaaaagaaacaatgAAACTCATCAAAGAGCGGAACAACCCGTTCAAAGAAACCGTCGAGTTTTCTTGGAAGCAGGTGGGAATGGCAGTTTCTGACCCTCTCATCTGGCTTGCGTCGATTGCCTTGTTTTGCTCTTCCATTGCACTATTTGGTTTTGGAACATTTTTACCTACCCTTCTAAAGGGCCTTGA TTACACCTCTCTTGAAGCCAATTACCTCAGTATCCCGGTCTATGTTCTAGCATCAATCTTTACTGGAGCCACTACATACGTTTCCGATCGTCTCAATCGCCGAGCAGTATGCCTCATCCATTCTCCGCTTCTAGTCGTTGCTGGCTACGCAGTAGTCGTGGGTACGGGACACAAAGGGGCGGGTTTCTTCGCCATGTTTTTGGTCGGTAGTGGAGTTTACTCGTTCAACACACTCGTGGTGAC GTGGATATCCAACAATATCCAGCCAGATTACAAGCGCTCTGTTGCTATCGCCACCATCATATCCATAGGAAACGCTTCTGGCATGGCGGCATCACAAATCTATCCAATCCAGGACTCCCCTCGCTATGTGATGGGAAATGCAGTCTCTCTGGGAGGCGAAGTCATTGCATTAGTCTGCATTGGACTTATTTATGGCCTTCTCAAGTATCGCATGCGTCAGAAGGCGAAGCTGTTGGCGATGGGTAAAGACAGCAACGGTCAAGAGGGTGACCGGA